The genome window CGGCAGGCCGGTCGAACGCGGCTGTATCGTTATCGAAGATGACAAGATCGTATATGCGGGTATTTCAGGGAAATGGACACAACCCGGGGGGAAATCAATCAACGAGATTGACCTGGCAGGTCGTTTTGTGCTACCGGGGTTAATTGACTGCCACGTGCATATTGCCGCGGAATGTTTGCCGGACAGCACCATGAACGGTCCGCTCGGCTGGACGTCACTGGTTATGCTGAAGCACGCACAGAATACACTGGCGGCCGGCATCACCACCATCCGTGACGTGGGCGGCCGGCATCACCTTGAATTCTCGCTCCGAAAAGCGGTGGCAGCGGGCATGTTTGCCGCGCCGCGCATGGCGCTGGCGGGAAAATTACTTTCGATCACCTCCGCGGGAAGCGAATGGTATGACGGGATGTACCGCGAAGCGGACGGCGTGGACGAGGTCCGCAAGGCAGCCAGGGAGCAGTTGAAAGCAGGCGCTGATTTGATCAAGGTGCTCGCAACGGGAGCCGTCCTTGCGCCCGGCGAAAAACCCGGTGCGGCGCAATTTGAAATGGAAGAGATCCGTGCCGCAGTGGTGGAAGCCGCAAAAGCCGGCAAGATCGTCGCTGCACACGCGCATGGCATCGAAGGCATCCGTAATGCAGTGGAAGCGGGTGCGAAGACCATCGAACACGGTACGTATCTCAATCAAGACCCGCGCGTGATGGAACGCATGGCACAGGAGGAGATCTTCCTTGTGCCGACCTTGAAGGCGGGCTTTGACGTGATTTATGGGGACAAACCCGGTATTCCGGATTGGATCGTGGAGAAAAGCAAGGAGACCCAGGAGGACGCATTGTTCTCACTCCGCCGCGCGCACGAAATGGGCGTACCCATCGCCATGGGAACGGATGCCGCCACCCCATACAACTTCCACGGCGAGAATGCCATGGAACTGGCCTACATGGCGGAGGCGGGCATCCCACCCATGGACTGTATTATCGCATCCACGAAGAATGCAGCGCGCGCGCTTGGTTGGGAGAAAAAACTCGGCACGCTCGAAGCAGGCAAACTGGCGGATTTGATCGTGGTGAAAAAGAATCCGTTGGAAGATCTGCGTTCGCTTGCAGACAGGAGGAATATCGAATACGTAATGCAGGGCGGGAAATTCGTCGCACGCCAGTTCGCCGGCGATTCGGGCATCCCTGAGGAATTGATGTCGGGCGCATGGGTCTGCTGCGGGTAAATCCATGATGCAGGGAGAAGGAAAAGCAGGCCCCATGAATAAACTGATCGTCATTGTCGGCGCGAGCGGCGTTGGGAAGACCACGCTTGCACGCGCCCTTTCCAGCAGACATGCTTTTGCGCTTGCATACGAACAGCACAATGAAAGACCCTTTCAGGCGCTCTTCAAGCAGGATGTAAAATACGCGCTGGCGAATCAAATGGACTACCTGATCCACCGCGCCGACGAGGAGCGCCAGCTCCGTTCCAGCAATGTTCCGGCATTAATGGATGGCGGCCTTGACCTGGATTTCCATGGATTCACACGTCTCTTCCACGCGCGCGGATTGCTCAACGACGCAGAATTCGACCTGTGCCGCCGCTTCTACTCCTTAACCCGCAACCTGCTCCCGCCGCCAGACCTGGTCATCGCCCTGAGCGCGGACGCGCAAACCATCCGCGAGAGACTGGCTTCCCGAAGCCGGATCAACATTGCGTCCAGTGAGGATGCGGAACTGCTGGAGGGATATGTCAACGAATGGCTGGAATCCATTCCCGAGAGGGCAATCCTTAAGCTGAACGTCTCGGACGAAAACCCGGGCTACACACACAGCATCCCAATCATCCTTGATAGAATTGGAGCATGATCCATTTGCGTTTTGTGCAAAAAAGGGAGATCCGCGAGGCGGAGGGGTTCCCGTTCAACGATCCCATCACCCACAACTTGAGGATTGCTTCATCGGGAGGCGCGCCTCCTCGAAACGACACAGGTATTAAATCATGGAATCCCGCATCTTACAATTAATTGCAGCCTTGCGCGCGGGCGGGGTGCGCGTGTCCCTGGCCGAGTCCGCCGAAGCCTTCTCGGCGGTGGATTTGATGGGGATCCAGGACCGCGAGTCGTTTCGGTTGTCGCTGCGCGCCACGCTCATCAAGGATGTAAAAGACCTGCCCACCTTCGATACATTATTCCCGCTCTTCTTCGGCTCAGGGACTCCGCCGATGATGGGCGGCAATCCGTCCGATGATCTGACGCCCGAAGAGATCCAAATGCTGGCGGAGGCGTTGAAGAACTTTGCCGAAAATCTCCGTCAGCGCATGGAAAGGCTGATGAATGGCGAGCAACTGTCCCGTGCGGAACTGGAGGCGTTGGGTCAACTGGTCGGGTTGAACCAGGCGGATGATCTCAACCATCAAAACTGGATGGCGCAGCGCATGCTGCGCGCGCTGGCGTTCCCCGAAGTGCGCGAGGCGCTGCGCGGGCTGATGGAGCAACTCCAGCAGATGGGCATGGAACGCGAGCGCGTCGAGCAGATCCGGCGGATGATCCAGCAGAACATGCAGGGGATGCAGGAGCAGATGCAGCAGTTCGCGGGCGAGCGCATCGCCGAGAACATGAGCGAGCGTCCACGCGGGGAGAACATTGACAACCTGATGAACCGCCCGTTCCAAATGCTATCGGATGCGGACAAAAAAGTATTGCAGCGCGAAGTGAAACGTCTCGCTTCCGCATTGCGCACACGGATTGCCCTGCGACAAAAGCGCATGAAAAGCGGACAGATGGACCCGAAGGCGACCATCCGCGCAAATTTGAAATATCACGGCGTGCCGGTGGAGATCAAACACCGTGACAAAGTGCGAAAGCCGAAGGTCGTGGTCATCTGCGATGTGAGCACATCCATGCGGTTTTGCTCGGAGTTGATGTTGAGTTTCCTGTTCGCGTTGCAGGGACAAGTCCGCAAGACGCATGCCTTCGCGTTCATCGATCATCTCGAATCGATCTCGGAGGATTTCAGCGGCACGAACGCGGACGAGGCGATCCAATCCGTGCTGTGGCGCATGCCCAACGGACACTACAACACAGACCTCGGCTGGTCGCTCAATGACTTCCAAAGCGAATACATGGACAGGCTCAACAGCGGCACGACCCTGCTGATCGTCGGGGATGGGCGCAACAATTATAACGACCCGCGCCTCGATATCTTCTCCACGATGGCGCGCCGCGCCGCGCGCACCATCTGGCTGAACCCAGAACCCGAACACCTCTGGCACGGCGACAGCGATATGCATAAATACGCGCCGCTGTGCGATCATGTATTGAAGGCCGGTAATTTGAGGGAGTTGGTAAATGCGGTGGATACATTGCTGACGGGGTAAAGCATATGCCATTTACCAGCAAAAAACACACAGTCATCATCATTGGCGCAGGCGTTTCCGGATTAACAGCGGGAAGTTATCTGGCGCGACAAGGCTTCCGTGTCAAAGTTTTGGAAGCCAATCCGAAGATCGGGGGCTGTTGTGGTTCGACAGAGATCAACGGCTATACCTTCAACGACGGCGCACAATACCTTATCTATCCAAAACTTTTGGATTTGGTTTTCTCACAACTGGGATCCGACCGCTCAAGGATTCTCCCGTTAAGACGCGTGACCACCCCGCAAACCACGCATCTTCCCAATGGGACGTCCGTTTCCATCGGCGCCGGCCTTGATATTACAGTTGAACACGGCGAACTCGACATTCCCACCGCCCAGCGCGAACTCGCGCATCTGATCGAGAAATGGTCGCCCCTGGACGAAATCCTGACCGGCGAAGAGATCATGCTCAATCCATTTTCGGTAGGCAGGCTTCTTTCAAAAGCGTGGAAGCATCTGCCAAAATTCGGACGGACGCTCGAAGGGGAACTCAAAGCTGCTGTGAGTGAACCGGTTTTCAGGTCCGCGCTGGCAGCGCAGTTGTTGTACGCGGGCGCGCCGCTCAATCGTCTTCCCTCCATTTCCATCATTGCACTTGTCAACGCGCTGAAGGATGGCATGGCATTGCCCGAAGGCGGCATGGGCAGGATCCCCGCAGCGCTTGCGCAGACGTTGGAACAACACGGAGGGGAAATCCTGCTCGATGCAAGAGTCAACAATATTCGCGTCGGGAACGGGCGGGTTCGTGGAGTGCAAACGGAGGGGCGGGGTTTTATCGAAGGCGATTTTGTAATCTCGACTGCCAACGCGATGGCAACCTATCAATTTTTGCTCGATGAACCGGACCAGCCCAAACGTCTCGTCCATAAAGCAAAAAAGACGCCTCTTTCCACGACGGCATTCTGCATTCAACTGGGGCTGTCGAACCAATTGGATGTGGGAAGCCACATACATCATATCACCCCGATGATGGAGGATTTAAACCAATACATCCAGCCAGCCCAGGATATGGCGGAGTGGGGATACTATTCCATCCCCACCGTCATTGCGCCCGAACTTGCTCCCGCAGGCGGAAGTGTGCTCGAGTATGTCCCAATCATTCGACAAAACGAACCCATCGAAGCATGGAACGATAAAAGGAGCAGCCAACTGGCAGATCAATCCATCGCATGGCTTCAAGCGCGCCATGCCATAAACATTGAAGCAAGGCGGATTCGAAGTCCACGCGAATTTCAAAATCAATTAAATCTGTATCACGGCGCGCTCTATGGCGTTTCCGCAGCGAAAGGGCTGACAGGACTCTTCCCGCACAAGACTCCCATCGAAGGTTTGTATCTCGCGGGTCAAACCACGTATCCCGGATTGGGGGTCGCTACAGCGGCGCTATCGGGTATTCATGCAGGCAATGCCTTGCTGCAGGGTATCAAGTAAACATCCAACCGGGGAAAAACCCTAATTTGCCTATACGAAAAAGGAAAGTACAAACGCTTGTCCTTTCAGGAGTAGAAAACCATGTACATCATCCTCTGGGAATACCACGTCAAAGCCGAAAAGCAGGCGGAATTCGAGCAAATCTACTCCCCCAGCGGCGCGTGGGTGGCGTTGTTCCAAAAGGGCGCGGGGTATTTGGGGACGGAACTCCTGCGCGATGAAACGAATTCATTACTCTACATCACGATTGACCGCTGGGAATCCAAATCAGCCTACAAGGTGTTTCTGTCCATGTGGGAACAGGCATACGGGGAGTTGGATGCGCAGGGCGCAGGGCTGACAGAACGCGAGTCCCTGCTGGCAAGCGGGTGACACGGCCCGCCTCTGCGGCCCTGTTGCCTGGACTTCCAGTTCGAACCTATCAAATTTAGCAGGTCAGGTTTCGCACAAATCCCGCGATGGAATTACAATTAGCAACAAGGGAAGCCGCCGTTTCCACTCAAAGGACCGCCGATGCAATTTCAATATACGCCGTACGTTCTTCCGCTGATCGCCGCCGCTTTGATCTCGGGCTGGGTGGCATTTTATTCATGGTCGAGGCGCGCGAACACAGGCGCCATCGCGCTTACGCTGCTTGCGGCCGCGGTCACACAATGGTCGATCGGCTATGCACTGGAGCTTGCCGGAGCGGACCTGCCGACCAAATTGTTCTGGGGCAAAAGCCAGTACATCGGCATCGTGCTTGTCCCCGTGATGTGGGTCGGCTTCGCGTTCCACCATGCCAACCAGGCAAAATGGTTAACCCTTCGCAGCATGGTGCTCCTGGTCATCATTCCGGCGATCACCTTCTCGCTGGTGCTGAACACCGAATCCCACGGGTTGATATGGAATAAGATCGGCATCACAACAACGGGCGGTTTCTCCGCCCTGGACGTATCCTACGGATTCTGGTTCTGGGTACATACGGCTTATTCCTACCTTATGCTCCTGACCGGCACAGTGATCGTGATCCGTTCCATTGGGCGGATGACGGGAATCTACCGCAGGCAGGCTGCCACCCTGCTGCTGGCCGTGACGGCGCCCTGGATCGGCAACGCACTGTACCTTTCGGGCTTAAGCCCGATCCCAAAACTGGACCTGACCCCCTTCGCATTTACCATTACCGTGGCCGCCTTCACCTGGGGCATTTTCGGGTTCCAACTGGTTGACCTCTCTCCCATTGCGCGCACAACCGTGATCGATGAGATGGATGCGGGCATGATCGTGCTGGACCTGGAAAATCGAATCGTGGATATCAATCCATCCGCGCTGCAGACGATCGGTCAAACGAGTTCGAATGTATTGGGCAGGAAGGCAATCGACGTCCTGACCGACTGGCCCGAGTTGGTCGAAAAATATGCCCAGGTCATGGAAGCCACAGACGAAATCACGCTTGGGGAGGGGCTGGGTCAACGTTGGTACGAACTTCAGCTCTCCCGCCTGCGTGACCACCGAAGGGGAAGCGTTGGCAGAGCCATAACCATCACCGACATCACGGGCCGCAAGCGCGCCGAGCGCCTGCTGATCGAAAGCCAGTCCCGCTACCGCCAGATCGTGGAATCTGCCAGTGATCTCATTTACCGCACGGATGCAAACGGGAACTTTACCTATGCCAATCCGACCGCCTTGCGGTTGATGGGCTTTAATTCCGAAGCGGATGTATTGGGGAAACACTACCTGGAATTGGCGGCTCCCCACCTGCGCAGCGATCTAAAAGAATTTTATATGCGCCAATTTGCCGCCCGGGAGAAAAATACCTATTATGAATTTGCCGCCATTACAACGGACGGAAGCGAAATCTGGCTGGGACAAAATGTGCAAATCATCGAGGAAGACAACCGCGTCGTCGGGTTTCAGGCGGTTGCCCGCAATATCACAGAACTAAAGCACACCCAGGAAGCCCTGGCACTGGCGCGCGACAAGGCGCTTGAAGCCAGCCGCATGAAAAGCCAGCTGCTCACCAAGGTCAGTCACGAATTAAGAACCCCATTGGGAGGCATCCTGGGCTACGCCGAACTGCTGCAAATCCATGCGTTCGGACAACTGGAGGAGAAACAAAGCCATGCGGTCTCTCAAATCATCGAGAGCACGAATTACCTGACAAAACTGGTCAACGAACTGCTGGACGAGGCCCAGATCGAGGCAAAAACCATCAAACTGTATATCGATCACTTTTCCCCGGCTGAACTGCTGCGCGCTGTGGAGGCCGGCGCGGCGGTCCTGCTGCAGAAAAAGGAGCTGGAACTCGTCACGAGCATAGATCCAGACCTTCCCAAAATGCTGTATGGGGATGAACAGCGCCTGCAGCAGATCCTTGTCAACCTGGTCGGCAATGCCATCAAATTCACAACGAACGGAAAAGTGACCGTCAGGTTATACAGCCCCAGCGCGGATTATTGGGCGATGCAGGTATCCGATACCGGCCGGGGCATTCCCAGGGATGCCCATGAATACATCTTCGAACCCTTTCGCCAGATCGACCCATCCAACACGCAGGAAAACCCGGGCACGGGGCTGGGACTATCGATCACAAAACAACTGGTCGAACTGATGAACGGGCGCATCATGCTTGAAAGTGAAGTCGGTACTGGCAGCACCTTCACCATCCTGCTGCCCATGCAAAAACCGTCCGGGGAACCCTCATGACCAGGCCATCCGCCCTGATCATCGAAGATGATCCGAAACAGGGCGTCATTTTTCAAGTAGCGCTGCAACAGGCGGGTTTCGACGCTGACGTCGATCAGGATGGAAAACTCTTTGCGGAAAGGCTTGCCAATCCCCCGCCAGCCCTCATCATTCTCGATATTCACCTGCCCTTCGCCTCGGGAATCGACATTTTTAAACAGATCAAGTCCAGTGAGAACTGGGCAAAAGCCGTGGTGATCGTTGCCACCGCCGACCTGCTGCTGTCCAAATCCCTCGAAGGCAGGGCGGATCATGTGTTGGTCAAACCCGTCAGTGTCAGGCGCATCATGAACATTGTTTCCACCCGCTGGCCTGCGCTGTCAGCCGCCGGTCTTCCCGAAAATAAAGAGGCACGATATGGATAAACCCCTGGCGCTCATCATCGAAGACGATATCGAAATCAGCAAAATCTACACGATCGTTCTGCAGGCCGAGTTTGAGCTCGAGGTATTCCAGGACGGCTATCAGGCGCTTGCCCGCCTTGCGCAAGTGATCCCCAGCCTCATTATCCTCGACCTGAACATGCCCAACATATCGGGCAGCGAGATCCTGCACAAGATACGGGCGGATGAACGGCTGGCAAAAATACCCGTGATGCTGGCAACGGCGGATACGATACAGGCGGCCAGCCTGAGGGAGGATGCGGACCTCGTCCTGGTAAAACCCATCAGCCCGATCCAGCTGCGGGAACTGGCATCGCGTCTCCGCTCCAGGGATGCGTAAGACAAGTGGTGGAATCTTATGCGGCCGGCGTTCAGGCCCTTTTATTCAACCCGTATTTTTCGATCATGCGGTTAAAGATCTGGGTGTCATCGTGGGAGGCTAACGTGACCTCAAAACCGATGTTATAGGTATTCGGTTCGAAACTGTCGGCCTGGCACCATTTACTGACGGCATTAAAGACCATGGATGTTTTGTTCGCGACATCCGCGGTCAGGTCCATGCGCAGTGCATATTTTACATCCAGCGGAAGGGGTTTGTCGCTGTCCACCTTGATCCCCACCGCACTGATATCCGTTAAATAGCCTATTACCTGCTGCGTGCCGGCGTCCAGCACACGCATGTAATAGGTGAACTTGCGTCTTGCATCCTTGCGCCGCTCTTTATCCATCAGAATGCTCCTTTCCAATCCAGCCAGGCGAAACCGCATTCATGCGACAACTGGTTCATTATAGCAAAAATTCCGGACATTACATTAATTTGGAAGGGTATAATGGTGGAATATTCCATTGTTTTGCAAAATTCATGGGAGTGCAGGGAACCGTAGAATGACCAAGATCCTGATCGTGGACGACGATAAACGAGTGACCAGCCTGCTGGAAAAATACCTGACAGCGCACCACTACGAGGTGACCGCGATCAACCACAGCTCCAGAGCCATTCAGACCGCAAATTTGATGCATCCCGACCTGTTCATCCTTGACATCATGATGCCGCACCCGGACGGCTATGCCCTGTGCAAATCCCTGCGCGCCGACCCGAATTTTTCACAGACCCCGATCCTGATCATCACCGCCCTGGACAACAGCAACAGCTCCGCCGCCACCTTCGGCGCAAACGCCTACCTGACCAAACCCTTCGACCTCGACGAACTTATTTCAAACATCGAAGCCATCCTGCACGGATAGGGGTATTCGCCGGCGGGGTTTCATCTCAAGATCTCTTCGTCCGCCTGCCCGATCTCCTGATAGATCCTCGCAACCTCCTCCTTCACCTCCACCGTGGCGGAGGGCGTCATGGAAATGAATTTGACCATGTCCCTTGCCTGCCGTAGCAGGTCCTTGACGTTGGCAATATAGGAAAAATCGCGGCGGCCCATCGTCTCAGGGACGGGCAGCTCGCGGGCCTGCTGGATCAGCCTGCGGGCGCGGACGAGGCGCTCTGCGGCGGGGATGAGTTTTGCCATGGTGATACCTCCATCACATTTCGTTCGCACAGGATGGTTTGCCTAACCGCCCTGCTGGTTATCCTGCTCCCAGCGGCGGATGGCGTTCCGGATCCACCCTTTCCGCGTGGACGCGGGTGCCTGCCCCCGTTCGAATTCGATCAACCGCTCCGCCGCGGCGCGGTCTCCGCCCGTCTTTTGGAGCAGGTCGTTATATAAAATGGACGCGTCGAGCGCATCGCCAAAGACATCCGCGGCGGGATACGGTTTGTGGAAGACTCGATGAAAGGCGTCCTTAAGCGGACCGAACACCCCGCCGCCCTGCGGATCCTTTTCCTTGACGCCGTCGGCATCCTCCTCAGGCTCGTACAGGTTGATCCCGCAGTTGGGACAACGGGTCAGTTCGTAGTGGAAATAGGCGCCGCAGTTCGCGCATTCGAACTCGTTCTCAGCAGGCGGGGGATCGATACTGGCGGGCATGGCGGTTTCCTTATCCGCAATCATAATACAGGAACGCCAAAGCGCCATCCCGATCATATCCAGCCGAGGGAAAGCCTTATCGTGAAATGGACTTCCCCACGAGCGACCCGATCCACGTGAAGAGCGCGAAGGGGATCTGGGGGAAGAGCAGGGTCCCGACCCAGCCGAGCAGGCCGCCGCCGAGCATGAAGAACATCGCCACAGGGAACGCCAGCAGGAAGGCGATCAGCACGCTCCAACGCGCCTTGTTCGTGGTTTGACGGTTGAAGAAGAAGAGCAGGATCCATCCGCCCAATGCGCCTGCGAGGAAGAACAAGAGGTAATCGGTAAGCAGGGCATGCGGATTCAACTGCCCGAAGCGCAGGTAATACGTAGCCACCTGCCAGAGCGCCGAGAGCGCTCCTGTTAGAAGGATCCAATATACCGATAAAGTTTTCATGGGAGGTTTCCTTTCGCTGCGGTTTGTGAATGCAGGAAAAGCATGGCACGGCAGCCAGCCTTGAAAACGTGACAGCCATACCTGCGTGGCTGTCACTTCCGGTTACAGACAGGGTGCCTTTCGAACACGGATCAGCGGGACCAAACCACTCCCAGCCAGTCCGTCAATGTATTGGTG of Anaerolineales bacterium contains these proteins:
- a CDS encoding amidohydrolase family protein, which codes for MNITVFNNATLIDGRGGRPVERGCIVIEDDKIVYAGISGKWTQPGGKSINEIDLAGRFVLPGLIDCHVHIAAECLPDSTMNGPLGWTSLVMLKHAQNTLAAGITTIRDVGGRHHLEFSLRKAVAAGMFAAPRMALAGKLLSITSAGSEWYDGMYREADGVDEVRKAAREQLKAGADLIKVLATGAVLAPGEKPGAAQFEMEEIRAAVVEAAKAGKIVAAHAHGIEGIRNAVEAGAKTIEHGTYLNQDPRVMERMAQEEIFLVPTLKAGFDVIYGDKPGIPDWIVEKSKETQEDALFSLRRAHEMGVPIAMGTDAATPYNFHGENAMELAYMAEAGIPPMDCIIASTKNAARALGWEKKLGTLEAGKLADLIVVKKNPLEDLRSLADRRNIEYVMQGGKFVARQFAGDSGIPEELMSGAWVCCG
- a CDS encoding deoxynucleoside kinase, translating into MNKLIVIVGASGVGKTTLARALSSRHAFALAYEQHNERPFQALFKQDVKYALANQMDYLIHRADEERQLRSSNVPALMDGGLDLDFHGFTRLFHARGLLNDAEFDLCRRFYSLTRNLLPPPDLVIALSADAQTIRERLASRSRINIASSEDAELLEGYVNEWLESIPERAILKLNVSDENPGYTHSIPIILDRIGA
- a CDS encoding VWA domain-containing protein, with translation MESRILQLIAALRAGGVRVSLAESAEAFSAVDLMGIQDRESFRLSLRATLIKDVKDLPTFDTLFPLFFGSGTPPMMGGNPSDDLTPEEIQMLAEALKNFAENLRQRMERLMNGEQLSRAELEALGQLVGLNQADDLNHQNWMAQRMLRALAFPEVREALRGLMEQLQQMGMERERVEQIRRMIQQNMQGMQEQMQQFAGERIAENMSERPRGENIDNLMNRPFQMLSDADKKVLQREVKRLASALRTRIALRQKRMKSGQMDPKATIRANLKYHGVPVEIKHRDKVRKPKVVVICDVSTSMRFCSELMLSFLFALQGQVRKTHAFAFIDHLESISEDFSGTNADEAIQSVLWRMPNGHYNTDLGWSLNDFQSEYMDRLNSGTTLLIVGDGRNNYNDPRLDIFSTMARRAARTIWLNPEPEHLWHGDSDMHKYAPLCDHVLKAGNLRELVNAVDTLLTG
- a CDS encoding NAD(P)/FAD-dependent oxidoreductase; its protein translation is MPFTSKKHTVIIIGAGVSGLTAGSYLARQGFRVKVLEANPKIGGCCGSTEINGYTFNDGAQYLIYPKLLDLVFSQLGSDRSRILPLRRVTTPQTTHLPNGTSVSIGAGLDITVEHGELDIPTAQRELAHLIEKWSPLDEILTGEEIMLNPFSVGRLLSKAWKHLPKFGRTLEGELKAAVSEPVFRSALAAQLLYAGAPLNRLPSISIIALVNALKDGMALPEGGMGRIPAALAQTLEQHGGEILLDARVNNIRVGNGRVRGVQTEGRGFIEGDFVISTANAMATYQFLLDEPDQPKRLVHKAKKTPLSTTAFCIQLGLSNQLDVGSHIHHITPMMEDLNQYIQPAQDMAEWGYYSIPTVIAPELAPAGGSVLEYVPIIRQNEPIEAWNDKRSSQLADQSIAWLQARHAINIEARRIRSPREFQNQLNLYHGALYGVSAAKGLTGLFPHKTPIEGLYLAGQTTYPGLGVATAALSGIHAGNALLQGIK
- a CDS encoding antibiotic biosynthesis monooxygenase; amino-acid sequence: MYIILWEYHVKAEKQAEFEQIYSPSGAWVALFQKGAGYLGTELLRDETNSLLYITIDRWESKSAYKVFLSMWEQAYGELDAQGAGLTERESLLASG
- a CDS encoding histidine kinase N-terminal 7TM domain-containing protein; amino-acid sequence: MQFQYTPYVLPLIAAALISGWVAFYSWSRRANTGAIALTLLAAAVTQWSIGYALELAGADLPTKLFWGKSQYIGIVLVPVMWVGFAFHHANQAKWLTLRSMVLLVIIPAITFSLVLNTESHGLIWNKIGITTTGGFSALDVSYGFWFWVHTAYSYLMLLTGTVIVIRSIGRMTGIYRRQAATLLLAVTAPWIGNALYLSGLSPIPKLDLTPFAFTITVAAFTWGIFGFQLVDLSPIARTTVIDEMDAGMIVLDLENRIVDINPSALQTIGQTSSNVLGRKAIDVLTDWPELVEKYAQVMEATDEITLGEGLGQRWYELQLSRLRDHRRGSVGRAITITDITGRKRAERLLIESQSRYRQIVESASDLIYRTDANGNFTYANPTALRLMGFNSEADVLGKHYLELAAPHLRSDLKEFYMRQFAAREKNTYYEFAAITTDGSEIWLGQNVQIIEEDNRVVGFQAVARNITELKHTQEALALARDKALEASRMKSQLLTKVSHELRTPLGGILGYAELLQIHAFGQLEEKQSHAVSQIIESTNYLTKLVNELLDEAQIEAKTIKLYIDHFSPAELLRAVEAGAAVLLQKKELELVTSIDPDLPKMLYGDEQRLQQILVNLVGNAIKFTTNGKVTVRLYSPSADYWAMQVSDTGRGIPRDAHEYIFEPFRQIDPSNTQENPGTGLGLSITKQLVELMNGRIMLESEVGTGSTFTILLPMQKPSGEPS
- a CDS encoding response regulator: MTRPSALIIEDDPKQGVIFQVALQQAGFDADVDQDGKLFAERLANPPPALIILDIHLPFASGIDIFKQIKSSENWAKAVVIVATADLLLSKSLEGRADHVLVKPVSVRRIMNIVSTRWPALSAAGLPENKEARYG
- a CDS encoding response regulator produces the protein MDKPLALIIEDDIEISKIYTIVLQAEFELEVFQDGYQALARLAQVIPSLIILDLNMPNISGSEILHKIRADERLAKIPVMLATADTIQAASLREDADLVLVKPISPIQLRELASRLRSRDA
- a CDS encoding PilZ domain-containing protein, producing MDKERRKDARRKFTYYMRVLDAGTQQVIGYLTDISAVGIKVDSDKPLPLDVKYALRMDLTADVANKTSMVFNAVSKWCQADSFEPNTYNIGFEVTLASHDDTQIFNRMIEKYGLNKRA
- a CDS encoding response regulator transcription factor, which codes for MTKILIVDDDKRVTSLLEKYLTAHHYEVTAINHSSRAIQTANLMHPDLFILDIMMPHPDGYALCKSLRADPNFSQTPILIITALDNSNSSAATFGANAYLTKPFDLDELISNIEAILHG